The nucleotide window CTGGAAGCCCGACGACGCGCCCAGATACGGCCGCATGGCCGTGTACTCGGAGGGCGTGAGCGTCGAGAGGACGCTCCAGGCCTGCACGAGCTGCTCCATGATGCGCGAGACGCGCGCGAGCTGCTTGAACGCGGGCGGCAGCGCGTCGCGGTGCACGTTGGCGAGCGCCGCGCGCAGCTCGTAGAGCGCGAGCTTCATCCACAGCTCGCTCGTTTGATGCTGCACGATGAACAGCATCTCGTTGTGGTCGGGCGAGAGCGGATGCTGCGCACCCAGCACGGCATCGAGCGCGAGGTAATCGCCGTAGCTCATCGACTTCGAGAAGTCGAGCTGCGCGTCGTGCCAGCCTTCGCCTTGCGCCGCGTTTTCGGGCGCTTGTGCGCTCGGCGTGGTCGCGCCGTGTCCGAACGGACAGCCGCCGCGTGCGGCGCCAGTGGTTTCAGCGGCGGTTTCACCCGCGTTGGGCATGCCTGGGACTTGCATGTGATCGTTCATCTGCCGCTCCTCAGGTTACCGCGCCGCGTTCGGCGAATTCGGGCTTGCGCCAGGACTCGGTCGCGAGCACGTCACGTAGCGTCTCCACGGCGTCCCACACATCGACGTAACGCAGATACAGCGGCGTGAAGCCGAAGCGCAGCACGCGCGGCTCGCGGTAGTCGCCGATCACGCCACGCGCGATCAACGCCTGCATCACCTCATAGCCGTGCGGATGCTCGAAGCTCACGTGCGAGCCGCGCTCTGCATGCCCGCGCGGCGTAACGAGCGTGAGGCCGTATTCCTTGCAGCGCGTCTCGACCAGTTCGATGAAGAGGTCCGTGAGCGCGAGCGACTTGCGGCGAACGGCCTGCATGTCGGTTTGCAGGAACACGTCGAGACCGCATTCGACGAGCGCCATCGAGATGATCGGTTGCGTGCCGCAGAGAAAGCGGGCGATGCCGTCGTCGGGGCGGTACTCGGGGTTCATCTCGAACGGCTTCTTGTGGCCCCACCAGCCCGAAAGCGGCTGCGAGAACGCGCTCTGGTGGCGCTTGGGCACCCACACGAAGCCAGGCGAGCCGGGCCCGCCGTTCAGGTACTTGTAGGTGCAACCCACGGCGTAGTCGGCGTTCGCGCCGTTCAAATCGACCGGCACGGCGCCCGCCGAATGCGCGAGATCCCACAGAGCGAGCGCGCCCTGTGCGTGAATATGCTCGGTGAGCGCGCGCATGTCGTGCATCTCGCCCGTGCGGTAGTTCACGTGCGTGATCATCGCCACCGCCACGTCTTCGCGGATCGCGGCGCGCAGTTCGGCGGGATCGTCGACGAGGCGCAGTTCATAGCCGCGGTCGAGCTGCTCGATGAGCCCTTGCGCGATGTACAGGTCGCTCGGAAAGTTCGAGCGTTCCGAGACGATCACGCGGCGCTTCGGGTCGCGCGCGTTTTGCACGCGCAGCGCGGCGGAAAGCGCCTTGAAGAGATTGATCGAGATGGTGTCGGTGACGACGACTTCGTCGTCGGCCGCGCCGATCAG belongs to Paraburkholderia flagellata and includes:
- the kynA gene encoding tryptophan 2,3-dioxygenase, which codes for MNDHMQVPGMPNAGETAAETTGAARGGCPFGHGATTPSAQAPENAAQGEGWHDAQLDFSKSMSYGDYLALDAVLGAQHPLSPDHNEMLFIVQHQTSELWMKLALYELRAALANVHRDALPPAFKQLARVSRIMEQLVQAWSVLSTLTPSEYTAMRPYLGASSGFQSYQYRQIEFLLGNKNAQMLKPHEHRGEIFEQVKATLEAPSFYDEVIRLLARRGFAIAPERLNRDWSLPTEHDATVEAAWLEVYRNPSEYWDLYEMAEELVDLEDAFRQWRFRHVTTVERIIGFKQGTGGTSGAPYLRKMLDVVLFPELWHVRTVL
- the kynU gene encoding kynureninase, giving the protein MNDRNEALAADRADPLAALREQFTLAAGTIYLDGNSLGVPPSASAARAQAVIGGEWGEGLIRSWNTAGWFAMPKRLGNKLAKLIGAADDEVVVTDTISINLFKALSAALRVQNARDPKRRVIVSERSNFPSDLYIAQGLIEQLDRGYELRLVDDPAELRAAIREDVAVAMITHVNYRTGEMHDMRALTEHIHAQGALALWDLAHSAGAVPVDLNGANADYAVGCTYKYLNGGPGSPGFVWVPKRHQSAFSQPLSGWWGHKKPFEMNPEYRPDDGIARFLCGTQPIISMALVECGLDVFLQTDMQAVRRKSLALTDLFIELVETRCKEYGLTLVTPRGHAERGSHVSFEHPHGYEVMQALIARGVIGDYREPRVLRFGFTPLYLRYVDVWDAVETLRDVLATESWRKPEFAERGAVT